The DNA region AGGGCAGCAGAATGTCGACAATCGTCCGCAACCGACGGTTCAGGAAGGGGAATGGTGGACGCACAAGGGATCGAACCTTGGACCTCTCCCGTGTGAACCACAATCCGTAGATCCAAGCTGGCCACACGCAGCCACAGTTTTGTCTGAATAACTCATTATGTTACAGCTAGTTATGGTAATTTAAGCCTCAGGAGGCCATAAGAGGCCATACTGCATTTTGTGTGCCCCTGTTGTGCCCGCCTCAGATTTTCCCTTGGGGCACAAAATGAGCGGAGGTCTGAGATCCGGTTCTGTCGGGTCTCTCGGTCCTTCGTTCTGGGGCACAGGATGAGGGTAAGCTCTGAGAGCCGGTTCCGATCGGCGACGATTGCCTCCTCGCGGGGCACACCGGGGCACAAACGCGGGGAAGGAATGATGACAGAGCCGACCAACCAGCTGACACTCACCGATGCGGCGATCCGCAACGCCGTGCTGCCGCCCGGCAAGGCGCAGCATTATCTCCACGACGACAAGCTGCCCGGCCTCGCCCTGCGCATGCGTGCCACAGGCGGTCGGACTTGGGTTTACCTCTTCACCAAGCCGGGGGTGAGGGGGACCCAGCGTAAGACCCTCGGCCCTTGGCCCAAATATAATGAGAAAGCGGCGCGCAAGGCCGCCACCATCGCCGCAGGCGAGGTGATCAAGGGCATGGACCCCAACGACGCGAAACGCGAGGCGAGGCGGCAGCAGGCAGCCGAGAAGCAGCGCACCACGCTGGCGGACCTCGTCGTCGTAGATGGTCCCTACCAGATGTCCCTGACCGGTCGTCAGGTCGTCAACTGGAAGCCGGCAATTTCGGCGTTGCGGCGCGGGCTCAAGGAGCATGCCGAGGGCGGCGTGGGGGAGCTGACGCGGCGGCAAATCATGGCGGCAGTCGACCGGGTCGCCAAAACCGGCAAGCGTGGTGCGGCCAAGGACCTACGCAAGCACACCCACACCTTCCTCGAATGGTGCGTTGGCGAGGGCTATGTCGACCACAATGTGCTGGCTGGCTACCGCGAGCCCAAGGAAACCCGTGCGCAAAGGGTTGGACGTCGAACGAAGGGTCGTGCCCTGACCGATGAAGAAATCATCAAGGTTTGGCACGCATCCGGCAAGCTTGGGACCTTTGGCCTCCTGACGAGGACGTGCCTACTCGGTGGACCGCGACGTAGCGAGCCAACCCTGATCGAGTGGCAAAAGAACATCATGGACGACCGCATCACCTTCGATGCGGCCTGGACCAAGATGGGTTTGCACCACGATGTACCGCGCACGCACCTCGTTGATGAGGTGCTCGCGGCCGCGAAACATTTTCAACGGGCAACATCCGACTATGTCTTCCCGTCACCGAAGACCGGCGGCCTGTTGTCGGGCTTCACCAAGATGGTCAATCGTTTGGTCAAGGAAGCGGGTGTTGACAAGTTCACCATGCATGACCTGAGGCGCAGCTTACGCACGATCATGTCACGCTGCGGCTACGACAACGAGATCCAGCGGCTCTGTGTCGGGCAGAAGCCAAGTGGAATCGATCAGGTCTACAATCACGACGAACAGTGGATCATTCGTAAGATGGCGTTCGAAGCGGCGCATGACTACATCGCGGAATTGATCGGCGCGGCACGGATGGGCAAGGTCGTGCGCTTGCAGCGGACGAATCCGCTCGACCCCATTAAGGCTGAGTTGCTCGGTCGTCTCCGCGAGCACTATGCGGCTGGGACGGTCTAGGTGGTTTTGTAGCAGCCGGCGAGATAATCGCGGACCGCATCGACGCGGTAGAGCGGGCGACCATCGACGTAGCGCCATTTCAGCAGGTGGTTCGGATCGCGCCGCCACTGTTCGAGCGCTCCGGGCGTGCGCCGGATGACTGCTGCCGTCTCCAAGGCGGTCAAATTGGAGCTGCCCGGCAGGGTATCGATATCGAAAGTTGCGGGCGGCGGCATGCCACGGTTCTTGCGGGGGTGCTTCGCGGCGCGGGATATTTTCCGGCTATCTGGCGACCCAAACGCCGTGGCGTCACTCTCTTCGTCCTTCCCGCGCATCCCTCACCCCCGAACTACGATCGCTCTTCGATCCACTAAGATCGAGGCTTCTCCAGCAAGATAGAGATCTAAAGCGCAGG from Bradyrhizobium sp. B124 includes:
- a CDS encoding integrase arm-type DNA-binding domain-containing protein — protein: MTEPTNQLTLTDAAIRNAVLPPGKAQHYLHDDKLPGLALRMRATGGRTWVYLFTKPGVRGTQRKTLGPWPKYNEKAARKAATIAAGEVIKGMDPNDAKREARRQQAAEKQRTTLADLVVVDGPYQMSLTGRQVVNWKPAISALRRGLKEHAEGGVGELTRRQIMAAVDRVAKTGKRGAAKDLRKHTHTFLEWCVGEGYVDHNVLAGYREPKETRAQRVGRRTKGRALTDEEIIKVWHASGKLGTFGLLTRTCLLGGPRRSEPTLIEWQKNIMDDRITFDAAWTKMGLHHDVPRTHLVDEVLAAAKHFQRATSDYVFPSPKTGGLLSGFTKMVNRLVKEAGVDKFTMHDLRRSLRTIMSRCGYDNEIQRLCVGQKPSGIDQVYNHDEQWIIRKMAFEAAHDYIAELIGAARMGKVVRLQRTNPLDPIKAELLGRLREHYAAGTV